The Parafrankia irregularis genome segment AACTCGCCGAGTTCGCGCAGCTCATCGGCCGGTTCCGGCAGATGGCCACCGCGCAGCGATCCCGCCGGGTCGAACACGCCAAAGGCGAGTACGTCGGCGTGACGTTGGGCGACGACCTGGCCAGCCTGGTCCCCGACGAGCTGGTGGCCCTCGCCGTACCGGCGCTGCGGGCGCAGTTCGCGATCCGCTACGCCGACCGGCAGCTGATGGTCTACGACCAGCGCGGTGTCGAACACGACGCCCAGGGTGCGATCATCGCCGTGATCGACTGCTCGGTTTCGATGACCAACGACGACGCCCACGGCATCACCGGGGAGGCCTACGCCAAGGCCCTCGCGCTCGCGCTGCTGGACTCCGCCCGCGCCGCCACCCCACCCCGCGCGTTCGCCGCCGTCCTGTTCTCCACCGAGCCGTGCGAGCCGATCGTGTTCCCCGCCGACCGGCCGGTGGACCTGGCCGACCAGATCCAGCTCGCCGAGCTGTTCCCCGGCGGCGGCACCGTGTTCCCCCCGGCGTTGGACGCCGCGGCCGAGCTGCTGGACGCCGAGTTCAACGCCACCGGCCGCGGACGGGCCGACATTGTGATCATCACCGACGGGGCCGCGGAGCTGCACCCCACCTGGATCGCCTCCTGGAAGCAGCGCCGGCACCGGCTCGGGTTTCGGGTGTTCGCGGTCACCGTCGGGGACTGGGCCGACGACCCCGCCGACCTCGACGCGATCTGCGACGACGTCCGCCGCATCGAGGACCTCCACGACACCCACGCCACCGCCGACCTGTTCCGCACCATCTGACCAGCCCGTCCGGCCCCGCACACCCCATCACGTCCGAGGAGGACTGACATGACCCTGACCACCAGCCTGGACCTGCCCACCAGCCCGCAGGTGCCGATCGGGCACACCGCCGACGGGCAGCTGCTCACCGTCGACGGGCGGATCCTGCTCGCCGGCGACGCCGGCACCGGCAAGACCGTCCTGGCCGCCCGCATCACCGCAGCCGACACGGCCCGCTGGGTCATCCACGACCGCCACCGCGACCGCACCTACCCCGTCGCGGACTGGCGGACCACCTACCCCGCCGGGGCCACCAAGATGCTCGACACCGCCTGGTGGCTCGCGCAGACCCCCGACCAGCCGCGGGGCTCCCGCATCCGGCTCACCATCGACGACACCTACCTGCTCGACACCCTCACCCATCCGGTCCTGGGCGGCACCACCCCCGAGGACCTGGCCATGGTCGACGCCGCCGGCATCGACGTGACCTTCGTCGTCACCCAGCCCGACCCGCCACGTCAGCTCCTCGACTCCTTCCCCACCCAGGTCCTGTTCCGCCACCGCGGCCGCTGCCCGTGGCCCGACCTCGCCGACACCCTGTCCGGTCTGCCCGACCACACCGCTCTGCTCGTCCGCCCCACCACCGCCCCGATCGTCGTCACGATCCCCGCCGAGTCCCTCCTCACCTGGCAGGCCTGACCGGACCACCAGCTCGTCCGGCCCGGCCCGGGCCGGACGAGCTGACAAGAACGAGTGTTTTCGACACCACGGGAGCTGACCGTGACCACGCCGACCTCCGAACCGCCCGACCTCACCACCAGCAACGCCGACCTGAACCGCTACCTGGCCGCCACCGCCGGCGGCCAGGACGGCGAGGGGCTGCTGGGCCATCTGGTCATCTACAACGTCACCGACGTGGAGCAATGCGGCGAGACCGAGCTGCGGGAGTGGTTCACCGAGCTCGGACTGGACGTCGGGTTCCTGCCGGGCCCGCCGCGCCAGGACGCCGCGTTCGAGAAGGCCACGTCCGCGGCGAAGGCGCGATACGCCCCCGACGGGCACCGCGGCCGCGCCCACGCCAGCCAGGGCCGCACCGTCACCCTGATGATGCGCAACGTGGCCCGCGATGAGGCCCGGGTCGTACGCCACCTCGTGCGCGAGCTCGCCGACCACGGCGACGAAGCCCTCTCTTACGAGGTCCGGGTCGCCACCGCCGAGTTCGTCCGCGCCACCGACCCGAGCCTGCCCGAGGGCTCCGGGACGATGACACTGGCCACCGACCAGGACACCGTCGACACGTTCGACCCCGCCGAACGCGACACCATCAACGAGCTGATCATGCGGGTGGCGGAGGACTACCGGACCCGCAGCCAGTACGTCTCCGCCGACCGGCTCCGCAAGATGCTCCGCGACTACGTCGAACGTGTGCTCGCCGCGGTGCGGATCCACCCCGGGGTGTACTTCGTGCACCGCCGCCACGCCGCCGCGCTCGCCGACCTACGGACCCTCGCCGCCCGCTTCGGCGCCGAACTCACCCGCGTCCCCCTCGCCGACGCCACCGAGACGCGCAGCATGGTCGACGGCGCGTTCGCCGCCAAAGCCCAGGCCGACCTCGAATCGTTGGCCCGTGACATCGCCCGGGTCCAGGCCGACGGCCCCAAGCCGTACCAGGTCCGACTGCTCCACCAGCGCTACACCGCCGTCAAGCAGGCGGCCGAGCAGTACCAGGCCGACCTCGACACCCACCTCACCACCACCGACGCGACCCTCGGGCTCATCCAGGCCCAGATGGCCACTCTCATGATCAGCGCCGCCGACACCGAGACCACCCCGGCCGACCAGCTCCAGGAGCAGCCGTGACCCCCGACGCCCCGCCCGCTGTGCACCCCCACCACGTCGTGGTCGCCGGCCGCCGCCGGCGGTGGCCGGTCTGCGCGTTCCACGCCGGCGACTGGGAGGCGAACCCGATGAGCGGCCTCGCCGGCACCGACCGGATCGACGGGCTGTGTGGCCAGCCGATCCGCTACGAGATCGTCTACACCGACGGCTCCCGCGCCGGCCTGTGTGCACCCCACACCGCCCACGTCCGCGCCTGCGCCGACTGCGGCGGGCCGGCCCTCACCACGGTCCGCGACGCCACCGACCTGACCACCCGCCCAGACCCGAGGAGAAGCCGCTCATGGCCAGGACCGCGAGCTGCAGGCCTCCCCGACCCGGACGACTCCGACCACTGATCCTGGTCACGCTGGGCCGCCCGTCCCGTGCCGATACACGGGACGGGCGGCCCAGCGTGACGCATGTACGGAGTACTACCGGTTACGGCTGGCGCTCCGGATCGTGATCGTGACCGTGACCTCTTCGATGTGCTCGCCACCGACCCGCTGGGTCGGTGGCGAGTGGACGGGCCTCCGGGGGGCGGGGATGTGGGCACGCTTGGCCCTATTGCGTCGTTTTTCCACCCACGCGACGAGGATCCCGCGGCCCAGCTCGACGAGCAGCGCCGTGAGCGGGACGACGAAACCGTCCGTCACGACAAGGTAGGTCGCGACAGCAGCCAGTACTGTCAGCGACGAGATGCGGGTCCACCACCGTCTAGGAGGACCCGTCTGGTCATCGTGCATGGTGCTTCTCCCTAAACACTCTTCCGGTCTTCTTCCCCGTACTGGTTGCGCCCGAGGACACCCAGGACGCAACCAGCCGGGCCTACCCAGGGGACTGCGCGTTACTTGTGCCCTTCGGTCGCTCTCTCCTTCCCCTCATACGAGAGAACGGAGCGCAACGAGCGGCCTGACGGACAGTCCACACTCTACCGGCCCACCGCGTGGAAGCCGATTCGCAAAGTTTTCCGGAGAATGCACAAACTAACCTGTTATTGGAAATGAAAATCTAGCAGATTAGCACAGTCGGTGCGTCGATGCAAGAACCTGCGACGGCGTGTCGCGTAAAATTTGAAGAGCTTTCACGTTGCTTCGGTTAAATGAGAACAACCGTGCTATAGGAGAGCTCTAGGGTTGGCCGCACCATTATGGTTGAGACTCTATATAGCAAACAAGGGTTCGTGAGAGCTTTGTAAAACCGGCTCGCGGTTGCTATCCTCTACCACTGAGAGGGGTGCTTCTCCCTCTCTGGGCTTCTCGGTACCCTACCCAGGGGCGAAGCCAAAGACCACGGCCCCCGGTCGCAACCTGGGGGCCGTGGCAGCCCTGGTGATCTTGCGTGAGCAGCTTGCTAGCGATCACCTCACAGGGTCGAACGGCTCCGCATCGGGGCCCGCCCCGCTACCAGAGCAAAAAACAACCAACGCTCAACCGTTGAGCAACGCTCGAACAAGAGCTGTGGCGTTATTCGCGGGATAGTTGGCCCCGCATGTGGCTCTTCCTGGGAACATCGGCGTGCGACCCCACCAAAGTGGGGGTCTTGGTGGGCCACCATTTCTGATGATGAAATTTACGATAGCTATGGGAGTAACGCCCAATTCACGGGCGGAGGATAGATATCCATTCTGCTTTTAATTCCCGCCGCTAATGGCCGTGTCGGCATCGCTGTTTTCGCGGCCGGGAATTAGTGTCTACCCATTCCCGGAGTCGGCGAGAGGTGTAGTGGAAGAGGCCCCTTGGGGTGCTGGAACCAATCGCGGAAGTCAGATTCTCGGTCTCTCGAAGGAAGGCCGCTTGCGGGTTAGCTGAAGGTACTCGCGCACATCCATACCGGTCTCGAACTACAGTGCACCCGGCCTGCTCCAGCGCCAGCGGCAGGTCCCCCATCGCCTCGGCGAGGTTGTTCGCGTCGGCTCGCCGAGGTCGGGCACCCGGCGGTCCAGGAACTCCAGGCTCTCCCGACGATCGAACACGTCGACCTCGATCATGTCGACGATGCTCTGCCACCTGCGGTTGCGCGAGGTGACGAGCACCTGGCCCGGCCCGTGCGGCATCAGGTTGCGGATCAGCTCGGGCCAGTCGGCGGGAATCCACCAGATCGGGTCGTAGTGGGCCTGGCAGCGGTATGCGTACTCGATGGCGAGGTGCGTCTTACCGATACCGCCCAGCCCCTGCAGGACATGCGGGAGGACCGCTCGGTCACTTCCACCACGCCATCCAGCGCCGCCGGACCAGTCGCAGCGCCACGCTCACCGCGCGCCCGCCGGCGGGCGAATCTGGGTGCCGCGGTTGGCGAGCTCGGGCACGTGGGTGTACAGCGTGGACCGGCTCACGCCCAGCAGCCGCGCGATCGAGGAGACCGTGGCGTCCGGCTGGGCCAGCAGCGCGCGGGCGTGGTGGATCTGCTCGGTGGACAGGGCGGGTGGCCGGCCGAGGCGCTGCCCGCGGGCCCGCGCGGCGTCCAGGCCCTCGCGGGTGCCCTCCACGATCAGCTCCCGGATGAACTCCGCCAGCGCGGCGAAGACGTGGAACACCAGCCGACCGCCGGGGGTCGTCGTGTCCAGCGCCTCGTGCAGCGACCGGAACCCGACCCCGCGCCGGCGGAGCTCGGTGACCAGGGTGATCAGGTCCTGCAGGGACCGGGAGAGCCGGTCCAGGCTCGGGACCACCAGGACGTCCCCGGGACGTAGGTAGTCCAGGCACGCGGTCAGCTCGGGTCGGTCGGCGCTGCGACCGGACAGTTTGTCGGCGAAGACGCGGATGCAGCCGGCGTCGGCCAGGGCTCGGGTCTGGCGGTCCAGGTTCTGCCCGGCGGTCGACACCCGTGCGTAGCCGACGAGCGCGCCGGCGAGGGCGGGTTCAGGGGCGAGCGGGTCGTCCAGGCCCTCGAGTTCAGACCCACCGATCATCGTCATGATCGAAGTGTACGAAAAACGGTCCAAGAACCGTTGTCCGACACGGAGACTTTCTGACACGTTTTTCAGTCAAGAATCCGGACCGTGGCCGCATGGCGGCAAACTCATCTGATCTTGTCCAAGAAACGATCCATACCCGACAAGATCACAGAGCGGGCGCGGTGGTGATCGGAGAGCAGCACCGACTCGGTCAGCCAGACGAAGCCGGCCAACCCCACCCGCCGGCCGACAATCTGTGCATGAGACCCACCGCGGTGACCACACCCGACGAGCCGAGAGAACCCGACACGGTCCTGGCCGAGGACCTCTCCGACTGCGGCCGGATCGTGGAGACCTTCCGCGACCAGGGCGCAGTCATCATGGACCTACGCGCCATCGACACCGCGACCGCGCAGCGGGTCCACGACTACGCGGTAGGCGCGGCGTTCGCGTTGCGCGCCAACGCCCAGAAGCTCGGCGCCGGCGTCTTCCTGGTCACCACCCGAGACCTGCCTCCCGAGCAGGAACGCCAGCTCCGCCACCGCTACGGATCCTGACCAGGACACCGACCCACACCCGCCACCCCTCGCCTGATCTTGTCCAGGAAGCGTTCCATACCCGACAAGATCAGAACGCGTGTCGATCAGGAACTCCCCGCCGGCGGGTCTTCCCCCTCGCCGCTGTCCGAGGTCACGGGCCGGTGACGCTGCGACCACTTCGTGAGCGACTGCAGCAGCACAGCGGTCGCTCCGATCAGCCCTACCGAGACTCCGCCGATCGCGGTGATCACCCCTGTGGTGCTGTCTCCCCCCGAGGACTCCCCCGGCGGATAGTTGTTGATCACAATCGGCGGGACGGCTGCCGCGGTCGGACGGTCCGACCCTCCTCCCAGAGGCGGCCTCGGCATCTCTGTAGACCCCGTCGTATCCGGCGAATGACTAGTCGACGGTGCTGTAGGCGACCGACTCACCGCCGGTGAGTCAGTCGCCGGCGACTGCATGACCCGTATGACTCGCTGCGCTTCGTCGGCCGACTGAAGCGCGAACAGCGAGGCCAGCAGCCCCGCGAGCAGCCCCATCAGCGTGACCGCAAGAGCCCCCACCAGCAGCAAATCCCCCCGCCGGTCTGGGCCTTCCTGCCTCCGCTGACGATCTCCCCCGTTGTCGGTCATGGAGGAGGTTGTACGCCACCGTCACGAACAGGCCGCGAACCGCGTCACTTCGATCTCAAGGGGAATCGTTCCGTTCCCGACAAGATCGTGAGTGGTGGTGCGGCGCTCGCGCCGTCGGGTCAGCGCACGGGGTAAGGCGGCCAGGGGTCGTCCGGGGGTTCGTCGTGGCGGGCCTGGTGGACGGCGATGCGTGCGGAAAGCGCCGCGCTGGGAAGTTCGGGCCAGCTCCCGCCGGGAGGCGGACGCAGATCCCACGGGCGGGGCAGGGCGAGCTCGTCCTCGGCGGGAGGTGCGAACACCACCGGATCCGGGGTCTCAGCCAGCGCGGGCGGGGCGACGAGGCGGATCCAGCGCTGCCGGGCGCCTTGACGGGTCCGGCCGGTGACCCGTCCGATCTCCCCCCAGCTCGCCCCCGCCTCCACCGCGGCCAGGACGGTGCGGTCCACCGCGGCGACCAACACCCGCTGGGCCTCGGCCATCGCGGCCAGCCGGACCAGCGGATCGGTGGCCTGCGGAGGCAGAGCGAGCAGCCGCCAGACCGCATCGAGATCGTCCACAGCCCGACGCTAGCCAGCACCACCTCGGCGGCAACACTCGTTGCCGAAGTCCGGGAGAGACGTTGTCACCACGTCGTGGTTGGCATGCGGCAACGACTGTTGCCGCCGAGGACGAGCCGACCTCCAGCTGCACCCCCGTACACCGGTGTACAGACCCGGCTGTGTGAATGGCCACCAGAAATGACCCGTCCCCACTAGTGGGGACGGGTCATTTCTGGTGGCCAGACTGTCGACCGTCCGGGGAGCCGCGCGATGCGACAACGAGCATTGCCGGCACGGAGAGACCACCTCACCAGAAATTGGCCGCTCCCATGCATGGGAGCGGCCAATTT includes the following:
- a CDS encoding DUF6744 family protein produces the protein MTTPTSEPPDLTTSNADLNRYLAATAGGQDGEGLLGHLVIYNVTDVEQCGETELREWFTELGLDVGFLPGPPRQDAAFEKATSAAKARYAPDGHRGRAHASQGRTVTLMMRNVARDEARVVRHLVRELADHGDEALSYEVRVATAEFVRATDPSLPEGSGTMTLATDQDTVDTFDPAERDTINELIMRVAEDYRTRSQYVSADRLRKMLRDYVERVLAAVRIHPGVYFVHRRHAAALADLRTLAARFGAELTRVPLADATETRSMVDGAFAAKAQADLESLARDIARVQADGPKPYQVRLLHQRYTAVKQAAEQYQADLDTHLTTTDATLGLIQAQMATLMISAADTETTPADQLQEQP
- a CDS encoding recombinase family protein — its product is MIGGSELEGLDDPLAPEPALAGALVGYARVSTAGQNLDRQTRALADAGCIRVFADKLSGRSADRPELTACLDYLRPGDVLVVPSLDRLSRSLQDLITLVTELRRRGVGFRSLHEALDTTTPGGRLVFHVFAALAEFIRELIVEGTREGLDAARARGQRLGRPPALSTEQIHHARALLAQPDATVSSIARLLGVSRSTLYTHVPELANRGTQIRPPAGAR
- a CDS encoding cell division protein SepF; protein product: MRPTAVTTPDEPREPDTVLAEDLSDCGRIVETFRDQGAVIMDLRAIDTATAQRVHDYAVGAAFALRANAQKLGAGVFLVTTRDLPPEQERQLRHRYGS